In a single window of the Branchiostoma floridae strain S238N-H82 chromosome 2, Bfl_VNyyK, whole genome shotgun sequence genome:
- the LOC118409829 gene encoding integrin beta-like protein C isoform X1, whose amino-acid sequence MAYIYKVRFDGLCRFTFAMLIRPGNKVPKTSPPVSRRSQTRMPSVVRYSVWTLLVLLGTVSVEGSHFRGATFSWKPIPNDPDLIQCNFRMSWRRSSSEGGSCDQTTISDNRLIGGGNWDTPEGSLPADYYCTDFSVQEDWSQGTNSMNVSMRGNTVTDVSFDGCCWITVQRPNGGTHDPDWNLVSHVDLSVRPDTGRPNSSPISASSAIYRVQISCDTVIRIPWEDPDGDIVKCRYASVFGECGEACDPLPFSVLDEDKCEISYRTSQGSLRPGWYAVALTLEDYPSGSNTIAGSGLSRVPLQFLVDAYTSNNLCNMKPVLTGRTPQDRDRVLVPGGGTYHAVLEAESPNPAVSIAEISTVSPLGMIKSALITTPDNPRRAHVNITWTPTEAQVGQHVFCFLAQDSNRINSDQRCITLVYDGTPDVDECLVNNGGCSHDCVNTDGSYHCMCPVGRLLNPLDNKQCDDVNECAFGPDLCHGNATCINTPGSYICQCNSGYAGNGTVCTNINECAVGTHGCHNNAQCVDLPGSHDCICELGYVGDGRLCTDVNECAEDKGDMCNTNATCVNTPGSYRCDCNHGYKGDGTTCTDIDECATDNGMCEDICINTAGSYMCACSNGLLMLAEDGRGCTFVGASTTCANEYMELALPANKLAIVNTSNLHCDP is encoded by the exons AATGCCATCTGTGGTTAGATACAGTGTCTGGACATTGTTGGTCCTCCTCGGGACCGTCTCAGTGGAAGGATCTCATTTTCGCGGGGCAACCTTCTCCTGGAAACCGATTCCAAACGACCCGGACTTG ATCCAGTGTAACTTTCGTATGAGTTGGAGGAGGTCTAGTAGCGAGGGTGGAAGTTGCGACCAGACGACAATCAGTGACAATCGCCTGATCGGAGGTGGCAACTGGGACACACCCGAAGGCTCGCTTCCCGCTGACTACTACTGTACTGACTTCAGTGTACAGGAGGACTGGTCACAGGGAACCAACTCCATGAATGTCTCTATGCGAGGAAACACTGTCACCGATGTAAG CTTTGACGGTTGCTGTTGGATCACTGTTCAACGTCCTAACGGAGGAACCCACGACCCTGATTGGAATTTGGTCTCTCATGTTGACTTATCCGTCAGACCTGACACCGGCCGACCTAACTCCTCCCCAATCTCCGCCAGCTCGGCTATATACAG GGTACAGATCAGCTGTGACACCGTGATCCGGATTCCGTGGGAAGATCCGGACGGAGACATCGTGAAGTGTCGGTACGCTTCGGTTTTTGGCGAGTGTGGGGAGGCTTGTGATCCACTTCCGTTTTCTGTTCTCGATGAG gacaagtgcgaGATCTCATACAGGACATCCCAGGGCAGCCTGAGGCCGGGATGGTACGCTGTAGCCTTAACGCTAGAGGACTATCCATCCGGGTCCAATACCATTGCTGGATCGGGGCTGAGTCGTGTGCCTCTGCAGTTCCTAGTCGATG CTTACACCTCCAACAACCTGTGCAACATGAAACCAGTTCTGACTGGCCGAACCCCCCAAGACAGGGACAGAGTCCTTGTTCCTGGTGGGGGAACCTACCATGCAGTCCTGGAGGCAGAATCTCCCAACCCTGCTGTTAG TATTGCAGAGATCTCAACCGTTTCTCCACTTGGGATGATTAAGTCAGCCCTAATAACCACTCCGGACAATCCCCGTCGTGCACATGTCAACATCACATGGACACCTACCGAGGCACAGGTTGGCCAACATGTTTTCTGCTTCCTGGCACAGGATTCCAATAG GATCAACTCTGACCAGCGCTGCATCACACTTGTCTATGATG GAACACCTGATGTGGATGAGTGCCTGGTGAACAATGGTGGCTGCTCTCATGACTGTGTCAACACGGATGGATCGTACCACTGCATGTGCCCAGTTGGGAGGCTGCTGAACCCCCTGGACAACAAGCAGTGTGATG atgtTAATGAGTGTGCATTTGGTCCAGACCtctgccatggcaacgccacCTGTATCAACACTCCTGGTTCCTACATCTGTCAGTGTAACTCTGGCTATGCAGGAAATGGCACAGTGTGTACGA acatcaatgaatgtgCAGTCGGCACCCATGGATGTCACAACAATGCTCAATGTGTTGACCTGCCTGGATCACATGACTGCATATGTGAACTTGGATATGTGGGAGATGGACGTCTGTGCACAG ATGTGAACGAATGTGCTGAGGACAAGGGTGACATGTGTAACACAAATGCAACTTGTGTCAACACTCCTGGGTCCTACAGGTGTGACTGTAACCATGGATACAAAGGTGATGGGACCACTTGCACAG atattgatgaatgtgcCACGGATAACGGCATGTGCGAGGATATTTGCATCAACACAGCTGGGAGCTACATGTGCGCATGCTCCAATGGTCTCCTCATGCTGGCAGAGGATGGAAGAGGCTGCACAT TTGTTGGTGCATCAACGACTTGCGCTAATGAGTACATGGAACTGGCCCTGCCTGCAAACAAACTGGCAATAGTCAACACCAGCAACCTGCACTGCGACCCCTGA
- the LOC118409829 gene encoding integrin beta-like protein C isoform X2 codes for MAYIYKVRFDGLCRFTFAMLIRPGNKVPKTSPPVSRRSQTRMPSVVRYSVWTLLVLLGTVSVEGSHFRGATFSWKPIPNDPDLIQCNFRMSWRRSSSEGGSCDQTTISDNRLIGGGNWDTPEGSLPADYYCTDFSVQEDWSQGTNSMNVSMRGNTVTDVSFDGCCWITVQRPNGGTHDPDWNLVSHVDLSVRPDTGRPNSSPISASSAIYRVQISCDTVIRIPWEDPDGDIVKCRYASVFGECGEACDPLPFSVLDEDKCEISYRTSQGSLRPGWYAVALTLEDYPSGSNTIAGSGLSRVPLQFLVDAYTSNNLCNMKPVLTGRTPQDRDRVLVPGGGTYHAVLEAESPNPAVSIAEISTVSPLGMIKSALITTPDNPRRAHVNITWTPTEAQVGQHVFCFLAQDSNRINSDQRCITLVYDGTPDVDECLVNNGGCSHDCVNTDGSYHCMCPVGRLLNPLDNKQCDDVNECAFGPDLCHGNATCINTPGSYICQCNSGYAGNGTVCTNINECAVGTHGCHNNAQCVDLPGSHDCICELGYVGDGRLCTDVNECAEDKGDMCNTNATCVNTPGSYRCDCNHGYKDIDECATDNGMCEDICINTAGSYMCACSNGLLMLAEDGRGCTFVGASTTCANEYMELALPANKLAIVNTSNLHCDP; via the exons AATGCCATCTGTGGTTAGATACAGTGTCTGGACATTGTTGGTCCTCCTCGGGACCGTCTCAGTGGAAGGATCTCATTTTCGCGGGGCAACCTTCTCCTGGAAACCGATTCCAAACGACCCGGACTTG ATCCAGTGTAACTTTCGTATGAGTTGGAGGAGGTCTAGTAGCGAGGGTGGAAGTTGCGACCAGACGACAATCAGTGACAATCGCCTGATCGGAGGTGGCAACTGGGACACACCCGAAGGCTCGCTTCCCGCTGACTACTACTGTACTGACTTCAGTGTACAGGAGGACTGGTCACAGGGAACCAACTCCATGAATGTCTCTATGCGAGGAAACACTGTCACCGATGTAAG CTTTGACGGTTGCTGTTGGATCACTGTTCAACGTCCTAACGGAGGAACCCACGACCCTGATTGGAATTTGGTCTCTCATGTTGACTTATCCGTCAGACCTGACACCGGCCGACCTAACTCCTCCCCAATCTCCGCCAGCTCGGCTATATACAG GGTACAGATCAGCTGTGACACCGTGATCCGGATTCCGTGGGAAGATCCGGACGGAGACATCGTGAAGTGTCGGTACGCTTCGGTTTTTGGCGAGTGTGGGGAGGCTTGTGATCCACTTCCGTTTTCTGTTCTCGATGAG gacaagtgcgaGATCTCATACAGGACATCCCAGGGCAGCCTGAGGCCGGGATGGTACGCTGTAGCCTTAACGCTAGAGGACTATCCATCCGGGTCCAATACCATTGCTGGATCGGGGCTGAGTCGTGTGCCTCTGCAGTTCCTAGTCGATG CTTACACCTCCAACAACCTGTGCAACATGAAACCAGTTCTGACTGGCCGAACCCCCCAAGACAGGGACAGAGTCCTTGTTCCTGGTGGGGGAACCTACCATGCAGTCCTGGAGGCAGAATCTCCCAACCCTGCTGTTAG TATTGCAGAGATCTCAACCGTTTCTCCACTTGGGATGATTAAGTCAGCCCTAATAACCACTCCGGACAATCCCCGTCGTGCACATGTCAACATCACATGGACACCTACCGAGGCACAGGTTGGCCAACATGTTTTCTGCTTCCTGGCACAGGATTCCAATAG GATCAACTCTGACCAGCGCTGCATCACACTTGTCTATGATG GAACACCTGATGTGGATGAGTGCCTGGTGAACAATGGTGGCTGCTCTCATGACTGTGTCAACACGGATGGATCGTACCACTGCATGTGCCCAGTTGGGAGGCTGCTGAACCCCCTGGACAACAAGCAGTGTGATG atgtTAATGAGTGTGCATTTGGTCCAGACCtctgccatggcaacgccacCTGTATCAACACTCCTGGTTCCTACATCTGTCAGTGTAACTCTGGCTATGCAGGAAATGGCACAGTGTGTACGA acatcaatgaatgtgCAGTCGGCACCCATGGATGTCACAACAATGCTCAATGTGTTGACCTGCCTGGATCACATGACTGCATATGTGAACTTGGATATGTGGGAGATGGACGTCTGTGCACAG ATGTGAACGAATGTGCTGAGGACAAGGGTGACATGTGTAACACAAATGCAACTTGTGTCAACACTCCTGGGTCCTACAGGTGTGACTGTAACCATGGATACAAAG atattgatgaatgtgcCACGGATAACGGCATGTGCGAGGATATTTGCATCAACACAGCTGGGAGCTACATGTGCGCATGCTCCAATGGTCTCCTCATGCTGGCAGAGGATGGAAGAGGCTGCACAT TTGTTGGTGCATCAACGACTTGCGCTAATGAGTACATGGAACTGGCCCTGCCTGCAAACAAACTGGCAATAGTCAACACCAGCAACCTGCACTGCGACCCCTGA